Within Dysosmobacter sp. Marseille-Q4140, the genomic segment GCCAGGGCAGCATCCAGCGTATCCAAAGCGTTTTCCAGATCCGCCGGGTACAGGTCCGCGTCGTAGGCAGTGAGGTGGAGGGCGCTGCTCTTTGCGGCCTCATCCGCGCCCTCTGCGGCCAGGGACTTGGAAAAGGTCACCGGGTCGGAGAAGAGGGCGCGGGAGAGGATGCGGCAGTAGCCCTCCGTATAGGCTCCGTCCAGCCCCTGGGCGGTGCAGCCCATCTGTACCCACAGGATCTCGGCGGAGGAGTAGGGAGCCTGGTCCTCCAGCCAGGTCATGAGGCCGAAGATGGCGTCGTCCGGATTTTCTGCGCTGCCCATCTGCCGCAGTTCGCCCCAGTCCATGTCCGGCAGCAGGCTGAATACGTCCCGCCGGCAGGCGTACCGCTCCTCAGCGGAGAGATTGCTGTCGGTCACCAGCCGGTTCCAGGCGATGTAGACCCTCCGGGTGTCACTGATCTCCTCCCGCTCCGGCTCCTGCCGCGCTGAGAAGTCCGGCTCGCCGTTCACCAGGGGGAAGCGGGTCACGTTGTTGGGGGCGTAGGCCGTATTCCCGGCGTCCAACATATGCTCCAGCTTGATGCCCGCCACCAGCCCGTCCCGTATATAGAGGCACAGGCTCTGTCCGAAGGTCTCCGGCGTCTGGAAGGCGTAATAGTAGTCGTGCTTCACCAGGGTGTAGCCGCCCTGCTCCTTGAGGCAGTAGACCAGCTCGTCGCCGTAGGAGCGCAGGACATCCTCCTTGGTATCGCCCACGCCGATGCCCCGGGGCGTGGTGTACCCCGGCACCATGGTGGCGATCTTCGTGATGAATTCCCGCTCCGGCGTTTCCGGGTCCAGCTCCGGGGCATAGCCGGTGTGGAGGTATTCCAGCCGGACGGCGCCGCAGTCCGCCCGGTGGAGGGTGGAGAGGGAGTCGTCCGTATCCAGGACTTCCTCCGGCTCCGTCAGCACCAGGGAGGTGCCGAAGGGGAAGAAGTCCTCCTGCTCACCCAGGGACAGGTATTCATACCACTCCTGATGTCCCAGCCGGGGGACCTGCCAGGTGAGATAGAACGCCGAGTCCACCGGCTCCGGGATGTCGCTGACCTGCCCCGCCGTGGAGCGGAGGCCCAGGACGATCAGCGTCCCCGTCATGAAGACCAGCAGCACCAGGACCAGCGCCACTCCGATCCACCAGCCCCGCCGCCGGGGCGGGGGAGGAGGCTCCGGCCCTCCGGCGGCCTCTGCCGGAGCGGGCGGCTCCGGCGTGGCGGTCAGCTCCGCCACGCTGACGCCGAATTCCCGGGCCAGGGCCAGCAAATTCTCCATATCCGGCGCGGCGGCGCCGGTCTCCCACTTGCTCACCGCCTGGCGGCTCACGCCCAGCCGGGCCCCCAGCTCCTCCTGGGAGATGCCCAGGGCCTTTCGGTACCCACTGATCCGCTGTCCCAGCGTCATGGACATTCCTCCTTTGCTGGTTCCAGGATAGCAGATTTCCGGGGAAAAGGCCACCACCCGGGTGTCGAATATCGGTTGCGGAGGGAAAAAATCCGGCCCCGGGCCGGAAAACCGCCTCCCGCCCCACGGGGGCGCGCTTGGTTCGGGACCAAGGGGCCGGCCCGGCGCTCCAGCTTTTTTCCGGGAAAAACTTCTCGTTCCCCCCTATGCAAACGGCGAAAAATACGGTAAAATATAGCCGTTATCATGGACTGCAAGCAGAGGGAGGATTTTACCATGGCAAAGCCTGTTTACAAGCGGGTGCTGCTGAAGGTCAGCGGCGAGGCCCTGGCCGGCGACAAGCACTCCGGCCTGGATTTTGAGGTCATCAGCCAGGTCTGCGATATTCTCAAGGAGTGCCTGGACATGGGCGTCCAGGTGGGTCTGGTCATCGGCGGCGGCAACTTCTGGCGGGGCGCCAAGAACAGCGGCGGCAAGATGGAGCGCACCCGGGCCGACCACATGGGCATGCTGGCCACGGTGATGAACTGCCTGGCCGTGGCGGATGTGTGCGAGCAGAAGGGCATCCCCGTCCGGGTCCAGACCGCCATCGAGATGCGGGCCATCGCCGAGCCCTACATCCGCTCCCGGGCCATCCGGCACCTGGAGAAGGGGAGAGTGGTGATCTTCGGCGCCGGCACCGGCAACCCCTTCTTCTCCACGGACACCGCGGCGGTGCTGCGGGCGGCGGAGATCGGGGCCGACGTGATTTTGCTGGCCAAGAACGTGGACGGCGTGTACAACGCCGACCCGGTGAAGGACCCCACCGCCGTGAAGTACGACTCCATCAGCTACGACGACGTGCTGGCCCAGCACCTGATGGTGATGGACTCCACCGCCACGTCCCTCTCCATGGACAACCACATCCCGGTGCTGCTCTTCGCCCTGAAGGACCCCCGGAACATCATCCGGGCTCTGTGCGGAGAGAACGTGGGCACCATCGTGAAGGAATGACGCGGCGACGCCGCTGCCCCAAGTTTTCGACATGAAAGGAAGGAACACAGGATGTTGAAGGACGAATACAAGAAGTACGAGGACAAGATGCAAAAGAGCATCGACTCTGTGGCTGCCGACTTCGCCTCCGTGCGGGCGGGCCGGGCCAACGCCGCCGTGCTGGACCGGATCATGGTGGACTACTACGGCAGCCCCACCCCCATCCAGCAGATCGCGGCCATCTCCACCCCGGACCCCCGGACGCTGCTGATCCAGCCCTGGGACACCAGCGCCGTCAAGTCCATTGAGAAGGCCATCCAGAACTCCGACCTGGGCATCAATCCCCAGAACGACGGCCGCAGCCTGCGCCTGAGCTTCCCCCAGCTGACCGAGGAGCGCCGCAAGGAGCTGGTCAAGCAGATCCGCAAGTACGCGGAAAACGGCAAGGTGGCCATCCGCAACATCCGCCGGGACGCCATGGACAACTTCAAGAAGCAGGAGAAGAAGGCGGAGATCACCGAGGATGAGATGAAGCAGGTGGAAAAGGACCTGCAGAAGCTCACCGACGACAGCTGCAAGAAGCTGGATGACCTGCTGACCAAGAAAGAGAAAGAATTGATGGCGGTCTGATGGCAGAACGTATGAGACAAAACGAGACAGGGCAGGCCGCCGGCCTGCCCTGTTCCAAGGAGATGGGGGTCCCCCGGCACATCGCCATCATCATGGACGGCAACGGCCGCTGGGCTACCCGCCGGGGCCTGCCCCGCACCGCCGGCCACAAGGCCGGGGCGGAGACCTTCCGCCGCATCGCCACCTACTGCAAGGAACTAGGTGTGCAGTATCTGACCGTCTACGCTTTCTCCACGGAGAACTGGAAACGCTCCGAGAGCGAGGTGGGCGCCATCATGCTGCTGCTGAAGAAGTATCTGCTGGAGGCGGTGGACACCATGGAGCGGGACCACATCCGGCTCCACTTCTTCGGGGACATGACCCCCATCGCCCCGGAGCTGCGGGCCCTGGCCCGGGAGACCGACGAGATCACCGAGCACCTGTCCAGGGATGATTTCCAGGCCAACGTCTGCCTCAACTACGGCGGCCGGGACGAGATCCTCCGGGCGGCGCGGCGCTTTGCCGCGGAGTGCGCGGCGGGGGAGAAGCGGCCTGAGGACCTGGACGAGGCGCTGTTCTCCTCCTATCTGGACTCCGCCGGCATCCCGGACCCGGAGCTCATCATCCGGCCCAGCGGGGAGCAGCGGCTTTCGAACTTCCTGCTCTGGCAGTGCGCCTACGCGGAGTTCTACTACACCGACACCCTCTGGCCGGACTTTGACGAGGCGGAGCTGGACCGGGCCATCGCGGCCTATCAAAGCCGCGACAGACGATTTGGAGGCGTGAAAAAATGAGTTCTCTGAAAGCGCGGGTCCTGGTGGCCGTGGTGGGCATCCCCTTTTTGCTGCTGGTGCTGGGCTGGGCCCCGGACTGGGCGACCATGGTGCTGCTGGCCCTGATGTGCGCCGTCGGCGCCTGGGAGCTGATGCACGCCGTGGCCGCTGAGGCGGGGAAGCCCCTGCTCCCGCTGACGGTGCTGGCGGCGGTGCTGGTGCCGGTGTGTGTGTACGGGGAGCTGACCATCCGGTATGCGAAGCTGACCGCCCTGCCGGTCCTGCCCCTGACGGGGCTGCTGGGGGCGGTGCTGGTGCTGGCGCTGTTCGTAGTGGCCATCCTCCGGTACGACAGGGAGCGGCCCGTGCCCTTTGCCGTCCTGACCGCCGCGGTGTTTGCCGGGCTGGTGTTCCCGCTGATGCTCAGCTGCCTGCTGCGGCTGCGGATGGCATACGGCAGCGAGGGCGGAGAGATCGTCGGCCGGATCATGGTCTTTCTGCCCCTTTGCGTCTCCTTTGGCAGCGATACCCTGGCCTACTTTGTGGGCTGCACCCTGGGTAAACACAGGCTGTCCCCCCGTGTCAGCCCCAAGAAAAGCGTGGAGGGCGCCGTGGGCGGACTGATCGGCGGCGTGCTGGGCACGCTGCTGCTGACCTGGATCGGCGCGCATATCATCACCGACGCGTTCATGGGCCCCCGGGAGATCCTGTTTTTCGGCCTGGTGGGCAGCGCCGTCAGCCAGATCGGGGACCTGAGCTTCTCCGTCATCAAGCGGGAGTTCGGCGTCAAGGACTACGGCCATCTGCTGCCGGGCCACGGCGGCATCCTGGACCGGTTCGACAGCGTGACCTTCGCGGCGCCCTTCGTGTGGCTGCTGTTACAGCTGCTCTGAGGGACGCTTTGCGGATTTTAGGATTGTTTTCAGCATTGAGGAATAGACTATGAGCAAAACGATTTCCATTTTGGGCTCCACCGGTTCCATCGGCCGCCAGACATTGGACGTGGCGGAGCAGATGGGCCTGCGGCTGGCGGCCATCACCGCCCGGTCCAGCGTGGACCGGGTGGAGGAGCAGGTGCGGAAATTCCGTCCGTCCCTGGCGGTCCTCACCGATGAGGCCGCCGCCAGGGATCTGGCCGTGCGGCTGGCGGACACCGGTACGAAGGTGATCGGCGGTCCGGAGGGATTGCTGGAGGCCGCCGTGCTGCCGGAGGCGGACACGGTGGTCACCGCCGTGGTGGGCATGGTGGGCCTGAAGCCGACCCTGGCCGCCATTGAGGCGAAAAAGCGCATCGCTCTTGCCAACAAGGAGACCCTGGTCTGCGCCGGGCAGCTGGTCATGGACGCGGCGGACCGCTTTGGGGCGGAGATCGTGCCGGTGGACAGCGAGCACTCCGCCATCTTCCAGTGCGTTCAGGGCTGCCGCGACCGCCGGGAGATCCGGCGGCTGATTTTGACCTGCTCCGGCGGGCCTTTCTACGGCATGACCAGGGAAGAGGCGGGTCGGATGACCCGGGCGGACGCCCTGCGCCACCCCAACTGGACCATGGGCCCCAAGATCACCGTGGACTGCGCCACGCTGATGAACAAGGGCCTGGAGGTCATCGAGGCCATGCGTCTGTACCGCCTGCCCCTCTCCCAGGTGTCGGTGGTGATCCACCGCCAGTCCATTGTCCACTCCCTGGTGGAGTACCGGGACGGCGCCGTGCTGGCCCAGCTGGGCACGCCGGATATGCGCCTGCCCATCCGCTACGCCATGACGTATCCCAACCGGGGCGAGAGCCCGGCGGAGCCCCTGGACCTGCTGACCTGCCCGCCGCTGACCTTCGCCCAGCCGGACCGGGAGGTGTTCCCCTGCCTTTCGCTGGCGGAGGAGGCCGCGGAGGCGGGCGGCACCGCCTGCGCCGTGCTGAACGCCGCCAACGAGGCGGCGGTGGAGCTGTTCCTGGCGGAGAAGATCGGCTTTTACGACATTCCCCGCCTGGTGGCCCTGGCCCGGGAACAGGTGGACGTGCGGCAGGACCCGGCCCTGGAGGATATCCTGGCGGCAGACGCTGCCGCAAGGGACGTGGTCCGGGCACGATTTTAAGAATTTGAGGAGCAACGCGCATGATTTTGTATATCCTGGCGGCCATTTTGATCTTCGGCGTGCTGATCGCCGTCCATGAGTTCGGCCATTTTATCACCGCCAAGCTCTGCGGCGTGCGGGTCAACGAGTTCTCCATCGGCATGGGGCCCCAGATCTGGGGCCGCACGGTGGGGGAGACGGAGTACTCCCTGCGGGCGCTGCCCATCGGGGGCTTCTGCGCCATGGAGGGAGAGGACAGCACCTCTGACGACGAGCGGTCCCTGACCAGTCAGGGCTTCTGGAAGCAGGCGCTGATCTTCGCCGCCGGGTCCATCATGAATTTCCTGACGGGCCTTTTGATCGTGCTGATCCTGTACAGCGGCACCGCCGCCTTTTACACCACCCAGGTCCTGGACTTCGCGCCGGAGTTCCCCGCCCAGGGGGACGGCGGTCTCCAGCCCGGGGACCAGCTCTGGACCATCAACGGCGAGCGGGTGTATTTGTACAGCGACGTGAGCTTGCTGCTGAGCCTGGACGGCGACGGTCTGGTGGACATGGAGGTCCGCCGGGACGGGGAGGTGGTGGACCTGGGCCAGATCCCCCTGGCCTACGGCACCTACTCCGACGAAAACGGCGAGCCGTACCAGGGACTGGGCTGGACCATCGGTGTGGAAAAGGCCACCCTGGGCGCCAAGCTGCGCACCAGCTGGCTCAACACCATCGACTTTGTGCGGATCGTGCGGCTGAGCTTGCAGATGTTCTTTACCGGCGAGGCCGGGATGGAGGACCTCAGCGGCCCGGTGGGCATCGTCTCCGCCATCACCCAGGTGGGGTCGGAGTCTCCCACCCTCCGGGACGCGGTGGAGAACATCCTGTACTTCGCCGCCATGATCGCCGTGAACCTGGCGGTGATGAACCTGCTGCCCATTCCCGCCCTGGACGGGGGGAAGATCTTCTTTTTGATCGTGGACACCCTGGCCTTCCGCCTGTTCCGGAAGAAGATCCCGGAGAAGTACGAGATGGCCGTCAATACCGCGGGCTTCGTGGTGCTGATGGGCTTCATGGCGGTGGTCACCTTCCAGGATGTGTTCAAGCTGATCCGGTGAGGAGGCGGACGCCGTGACGGACTTTGTGCTGCGGCCCTGGGAGGAGGCGGACGCCGCCTCCCTGGTCCGCTGGGCCGACGACCCGGCCGTGGCTGCCAACCTCCGGGACGTGTTCCCCAGCCCCTACACCCCGGCGGACGCGGCGTGGTTCCTCCGGGACTGCATGGATCGGGAGGGCCGGGACCAGCTGTGCCGGGCCATCGCCCTCGGCGGCGAGGCCGTGGGCTGCGTCACCGTGACCCTCGGCACCGACGTGGGCCGGAGGAGCGCGGAGCTGGGCTACTGGCTGGGCCGGGCCTGGTGGGGACAGGGCATCATGACGGAGGCGGTGGGGCGGATGTGCCGCCTGGCCTTCTCCGTCTGGGACATCCTCCGCATCCAGGCGGAGGTGTTCGCCCCTAATACCGGCTCCCGCCGGGTGCTGGAAAAAGCCGGGTTCACCCTGGAGGGGACCCGGCGCGCTGCTGTGTACAAAAACGGGCAGGTGACGGACGCCTGCGTCTACGCCTTGCTGAAGGAGGAACGGACATGACGAAACGACTGATGGTGGGCGCTGTGCCGGTGGGCGGCGGCGCCCCCGTTTCCATTCAGTCCATGTGCAACACCAAGACCGACGATGTGGACGCCACCGTGGCCCAGACCCTGGCCCTGGAGGCCGCCGGGTGCGAGATCATCCGGGTGGCCATCCCCGACCAGGCGGCGGCGGAGGCGGTGGACAAGATCAAGGAGCGCATCCACATCCCCCTGATCGCCGACATCCACTTCAACTACAAGTACGCCCTGGCGTGCGCCGAGCGGGGCATCGACGCCATCCGCATCAACCCCGGCAACATCGGCGGGGAGGACAAGGTCAAGGCCGTGGCGGACATGTGCCGCAGCAAGGGCATCCCCATCCGCATCGGCGTCAACGGCGGGTCTTTGGAAAAGGAGCTGCGGGCCAAGTACGGCGGCGTCACCGCCGAGGCGCTGGTGGAGAGCGCCATGGGCCACGTGGCCCTTCTCAACAAGTTCGACTTCGACGATATCTGCATCTCCGTCAAGTGCTCCGACGTGCCGCTGACCATGGCGGCCTACCGGCTGCTCTCCGAGCGGACGGACTATCCCCTGCACCTGGGCGTCACCGAGGCGGGCACGCCCTCTATGGGGATGGTGAAGTCCGCCATGGGCATTGGCGGCCTGCTGTGCATGGGCATCGGGGACACCATCCGGGTGACGCTGACCGCCGACCCGGTGGAGGAGATCTATGCCGCCAAGAAGATCCTCAGGGCGGCGGGCCTGCGGAAGGAGGGCGTGAACCTGATCGCCTGTCCCACCTGCGGTCGCACCCGCATCGATCTGATCCCCATGGCCGAGGAGGTGGAGCGGCGGCTCATGAACTGCGAAAAGAACATCACCGTGGCGGTGATGGGCTGCGCCGTCAACGGCCCCGGCGAGGCCGCCGCCGCGGACATCGGCATCGCCGGCGGCAAGGGCGAGGGCCTGATCTTCCGGAAAGGGGAGATCCTTTACAAGGTCCCCCAGGAGCAGCTTGTGGACAAGCTGATGGAGGAGATCGAGAAGCTGTGACCGGGCCATGGAGGCCCGTTTGAGAGAACGCGTACAAGAGAGGCAAGCATGTCAAGAGATATCCCGTTTTTTGAAATGTTTACGGAGCTGCAGCTGTCCGGTGAGCTGCGCCTGGCCCTGGCGGGCGCCGTCATCAACAGCGCCTCCATCGACCAGGCCGCCATGGCATTGAAGCTGCACCTGACCACCCAGATCGAACTGGGGGAGGCGGAGGCGGCGGAGCTGAAGCGCCTGCTCTCCGGGGTCTACGGCTTCCGGACCGTGGAGGTGGAGGCCGTGTGCAAGGCCCCGCAGCCCCGTTTCGAGCCTGCCGCCCCGGCGGCCTCCGCCGGAAACGGCGGGAAGAAGGAGGCCCCCAAGCCCGGCAAGGTGCTCATGGGCAAGCCCATCAAGTCCCGGCCCGGTCCCAT encodes:
- a CDS encoding site-2 protease family protein — protein: MILYILAAILIFGVLIAVHEFGHFITAKLCGVRVNEFSIGMGPQIWGRTVGETEYSLRALPIGGFCAMEGEDSTSDDERSLTSQGFWKQALIFAAGSIMNFLTGLLIVLILYSGTAAFYTTQVLDFAPEFPAQGDGGLQPGDQLWTINGERVYLYSDVSLLLSLDGDGLVDMEVRRDGEVVDLGQIPLAYGTYSDENGEPYQGLGWTIGVEKATLGAKLRTSWLNTIDFVRIVRLSLQMFFTGEAGMEDLSGPVGIVSAITQVGSESPTLRDAVENILYFAAMIAVNLAVMNLLPIPALDGGKIFFLIVDTLAFRLFRKKIPEKYEMAVNTAGFVVLMGFMAVVTFQDVFKLIR
- the frr gene encoding ribosome recycling factor, coding for MLKDEYKKYEDKMQKSIDSVAADFASVRAGRANAAVLDRIMVDYYGSPTPIQQIAAISTPDPRTLLIQPWDTSAVKSIEKAIQNSDLGINPQNDGRSLRLSFPQLTEERRKELVKQIRKYAENGKVAIRNIRRDAMDNFKKQEKKAEITEDEMKQVEKDLQKLTDDSCKKLDDLLTKKEKELMAV
- the ispG gene encoding flavodoxin-dependent (E)-4-hydroxy-3-methylbut-2-enyl-diphosphate synthase yields the protein MTKRLMVGAVPVGGGAPVSIQSMCNTKTDDVDATVAQTLALEAAGCEIIRVAIPDQAAAEAVDKIKERIHIPLIADIHFNYKYALACAERGIDAIRINPGNIGGEDKVKAVADMCRSKGIPIRIGVNGGSLEKELRAKYGGVTAEALVESAMGHVALLNKFDFDDICISVKCSDVPLTMAAYRLLSERTDYPLHLGVTEAGTPSMGMVKSAMGIGGLLCMGIGDTIRVTLTADPVEEIYAAKKILRAAGLRKEGVNLIACPTCGRTRIDLIPMAEEVERRLMNCEKNITVAVMGCAVNGPGEAAAADIGIAGGKGEGLIFRKGEILYKVPQEQLVDKLMEEIEKL
- a CDS encoding GNAT family N-acetyltransferase — its product is MTDFVLRPWEEADAASLVRWADDPAVAANLRDVFPSPYTPADAAWFLRDCMDREGRDQLCRAIALGGEAVGCVTVTLGTDVGRRSAELGYWLGRAWWGQGIMTEAVGRMCRLAFSVWDILRIQAEVFAPNTGSRRVLEKAGFTLEGTRRAAVYKNGQVTDACVYALLKEERT
- a CDS encoding 1-deoxy-D-xylulose-5-phosphate reductoisomerase gives rise to the protein MSKTISILGSTGSIGRQTLDVAEQMGLRLAAITARSSVDRVEEQVRKFRPSLAVLTDEAAARDLAVRLADTGTKVIGGPEGLLEAAVLPEADTVVTAVVGMVGLKPTLAAIEAKKRIALANKETLVCAGQLVMDAADRFGAEIVPVDSEHSAIFQCVQGCRDRREIRRLILTCSGGPFYGMTREEAGRMTRADALRHPNWTMGPKITVDCATLMNKGLEVIEAMRLYRLPLSQVSVVIHRQSIVHSLVEYRDGAVLAQLGTPDMRLPIRYAMTYPNRGESPAEPLDLLTCPPLTFAQPDREVFPCLSLAEEAAEAGGTACAVLNAANEAAVELFLAEKIGFYDIPRLVALAREQVDVRQDPALEDILAADAAARDVVRARF
- a CDS encoding phosphatidate cytidylyltransferase, with translation MSSLKARVLVAVVGIPFLLLVLGWAPDWATMVLLALMCAVGAWELMHAVAAEAGKPLLPLTVLAAVLVPVCVYGELTIRYAKLTALPVLPLTGLLGAVLVLALFVVAILRYDRERPVPFAVLTAAVFAGLVFPLMLSCLLRLRMAYGSEGGEIVGRIMVFLPLCVSFGSDTLAYFVGCTLGKHRLSPRVSPKKSVEGAVGGLIGGVLGTLLLTWIGAHIITDAFMGPREILFFGLVGSAVSQIGDLSFSVIKREFGVKDYGHLLPGHGGILDRFDSVTFAAPFVWLLLQLL
- a CDS encoding UMP kinase, yielding MAKPVYKRVLLKVSGEALAGDKHSGLDFEVISQVCDILKECLDMGVQVGLVIGGGNFWRGAKNSGGKMERTRADHMGMLATVMNCLAVADVCEQKGIPVRVQTAIEMRAIAEPYIRSRAIRHLEKGRVVIFGAGTGNPFFSTDTAAVLRAAEIGADVILLAKNVDGVYNADPVKDPTAVKYDSISYDDVLAQHLMVMDSTATSLSMDNHIPVLLFALKDPRNIIRALCGENVGTIVKE
- the uppS gene encoding di-trans,poly-cis-decaprenylcistransferase, which encodes MGVPRHIAIIMDGNGRWATRRGLPRTAGHKAGAETFRRIATYCKELGVQYLTVYAFSTENWKRSESEVGAIMLLLKKYLLEAVDTMERDHIRLHFFGDMTPIAPELRALARETDEITEHLSRDDFQANVCLNYGGRDEILRAARRFAAECAAGEKRPEDLDEALFSSYLDSAGIPDPELIIRPSGEQRLSNFLLWQCAYAEFYYTDTLWPDFDEAELDRAIAAYQSRDRRFGGVKK
- a CDS encoding helix-turn-helix transcriptional regulator — its product is MTLGQRISGYRKALGISQEELGARLGVSRQAVSKWETGAAAPDMENLLALAREFGVSVAELTATPEPPAPAEAAGGPEPPPPPRRRGWWIGVALVLVLLVFMTGTLIVLGLRSTAGQVSDIPEPVDSAFYLTWQVPRLGHQEWYEYLSLGEQEDFFPFGTSLVLTEPEEVLDTDDSLSTLHRADCGAVRLEYLHTGYAPELDPETPEREFITKIATMVPGYTTPRGIGVGDTKEDVLRSYGDELVYCLKEQGGYTLVKHDYYYAFQTPETFGQSLCLYIRDGLVAGIKLEHMLDAGNTAYAPNNVTRFPLVNGEPDFSARQEPEREEISDTRRVYIAWNRLVTDSNLSAEERYACRRDVFSLLPDMDWGELRQMGSAENPDDAIFGLMTWLEDQAPYSSAEILWVQMGCTAQGLDGAYTEGYCRILSRALFSDPVTFSKSLAAEGADEAAKSSALHLTAYDADLYPADLENALDTLDAALAGGVFTDAERGWAELLRLYLTTPLESRGDLPASPAELG